A DNA window from Betta splendens chromosome 6, fBetSpl5.4, whole genome shotgun sequence contains the following coding sequences:
- the LOC114857233 gene encoding pleckstrin homology domain-containing family A member 7-like isoform X1 codes for MAAPLGRDSLPEHWSYGVCADGRVFFIDDDTRTTTWLHPRSGEPVHSGHTVRSDLARGWEEGFTDAGATYFIDHNQRTTTFRHPVTGHISPDSMDFILQEPLQGRMMSKHTGEQLSSTTVSEASTAVTSSTVDSTPAAKGSRSSGKLHSFGKREQAIKRNPNVPVVVRGWLYKQDSSGMRLWKRKWFVLADFCLFYYKDSREESVLGSIPLPSYVISAVGPEDHISRKYAFKASHSGMRSYVYQQSSVIGSQAEHAGMRTYYFSADTQEDMNTWLRAMNQAALMQNQGPAPGRPADTLSTWQQAVPQTNHVNHHRTKTQASDCGVPAPMIHEVLLEPVHRDADELCSFHKDSPASAVGSPGLEMDTHTSLPSNPAPITLLQSHRVSASAPVSRVPSRAPSRAASTLPSSVCTRNGLVQTPSPILEPNGIAAGTYQRVPAQPAADSSKRVQRRSALEQVEQWVKVQKAELKGENTLPRRTPPTQHTFTSTDLYQTLPKTPRQSPPPGRLGEYKYAQDRLSHFRPVLEPVAPGASTVWQLYEWQQRHQFRHGSPTAPLYTPAPEYPFGPRPPSAVPASSAPRSDGSPRCVSVPPSAGDLPPPGPPPGAGRALSPNRRPHTPAERLTVRPVGDRSAVDTPFTASPRRSKSQLFKAATMERRSMPPSGYITHTVSAPSLHGKTPEELTLLLIQLRRHQARMASARQHTLARLQRLDSPTEPFGAGPLLSAGPSPTAHLRGHTQADDTYMQLKKDLEYLDLKIRALEPLILAVHSLLLHCTAGPLRPIMNVAGSQTLGKPVKVAESDVDVTLSRLCEQDRILKDLETRISSLKEDKDKLEGVLDVSHQQMEKYQEQPAHAHKIAYQQRLLQEDLVTIRAQISRLSTEMASAWAEYSRLEQTVEQLRTALQAHMHQSNTTPQQKVEMKRELWRIEDVMAGLSASKANYKVTIDSVQNPERKLVPSVSDPAVPSSSAEVQPPPRSSITLPHSSGPKWAEDGAPPRPPLPRLYDYEDTPPAVPPLPKEASVIRHTSVRGLKRQSDERKRDRESGQYVNGDYKADLRSYLSEPELPGMSRSTGADADFHCFLSKGSSSRPNQSDYISSYVTLRRGPGSSVARERPKSALECVSSPLEAVQPRGRMTAEEQLERMKRHQKALVRERKRNLSQGERASASTSTASAQRSSSCRLPSGAADPPPVFEWPVQRPRTEGQSDEGRSPVKERRRLHSNDWVTAKAALVREADVEPLDYDLDISRELSKPQKVPIPERYVESDPEEPLSPEELEERSRRAERIKNLLARSSVQNIQPSDPLDFTELDSAVQQQQRIMNVSHVLASEASRKSKLVAGTERPQTLELIGSSQSSSGARSRRLQREAAAAASYRDQASLSAVFL; via the exons GGCTCCCGCTCCAGTGGGAAGCTGCACAGCTTTGGGAAGAGGGAGCAGGCCATCAAGAGGAACCCCAACGTGCCTGTGGTGGTCAGAGGATGGTTGTACAAACAG GACAGCTCCGGGATGCGTCTGTGGAAGAGGAAGTGGTTCGTCTTGGCTGATTTCTGTTTGTTCTACTACAAAG actCCAGAGAGGAGTCGGTGCTCGGCAGTATTCCTCTGCCAAGCTATGTCATCTCAGCCGTGGGACCAGAGGACCACATCAGCCGCAAGTATGCCTTCAAG GCTAGCCACAGCGGCATGCGCTCGTACGTTTACCAGCAGAGCTCTGTGATTGGCTCGCAGGCGGAGCACGCAGGGATGCGGACGTACTACTTCAGCGCCGACACGCAGGAGGACATGAACACGTGGCTGAGGGCCATGAACCAGGCGGCGCTGATGCAGAACCAGGGCCCGGCGCCGGGCAG GCCTGCTGACACGCTGAGCACGTGGCAGCAGGCTGTTCCTCAGACCAACCACGTGAACCACCACCGGACCAAGACCCAGGCGTCAGACTGTGGCGTCCCAGCGCCGATGATCCACGAGGTTCTGCTGGAGCCCGTCCACCGCGACGCTGACGAGCTCTGCAGCTTCCACAAAGACTCTCCTGCCTCCGCCGTCGGCAGCCCCGGCCTGGAGATGGACACGCACACGTCGCTGCCCTCCAACCCCGCTCCCATCACTCTGCTGCAGTCGCACCGCGTGTCGGCCTCGGCGCCCGTGTCCAGGGTCCCGTCGCGGGCGCCGTCGCGCGCCGCCTCCACGCTTCCCTCCAGCGTCTGCACGAGGAACGGCCTGGTGCAGACGCCCAGCCCCATCCTGGAGCCCAACGGCATCGCGGCGGGGACGTACCAGAGGGTCCCGGCTCAGCCCGCTGCCGACAGCAGCAAGCGGGTGCAGAGGAGAAGTGctctggagcaggtggagcagtgggTCAAAGTGCAGAAGGCGGAGCTTAAAGG AGAGAACACCCTCCCTCGCCGCACGCCACCAACCCAgcacaccttcacctccaccgaCCTCTACCAGACGCTGCCGAAGACGCCTCGCCAAAGCCCCCCGCCGGGCCGGCTCGGCGAGTACAAGTACGCCCAGGACCGCCTGAGCCACTTCCGGCCCGTTCTGGAGCCGGTTGCCCCCGGCGCCAGCACCGTCTGGCAGCTGTACGAGTGGCAGCAGCGCCACCAGTTCCGGCACGGCAGCCCCACGGCCCCGCTCTACACCCCGGCCCCAGAGTACCCGTTCGGGCCCCGCCCCCCGTCCGCCGTGCCCGCCTCCTCGGCCCCCAGGTCCGACGGGTCGCCCCGCTGCGTGTCGGTGCCGCCATCAGCGGGCGACCTCCCCCCACCGGGGCCTCCGCCGGGCGCCGGCCGGGCCCTGTCACCCAACCGGAGGCCTCACACGCCGGCGGAGCGGCTGACGGTCCGGCCTGTGGGCGACAGGTCAGCGGTGGACACGCCGTTCACCGCGTCCCCTCGGAGGAGCAAGTCCCAGCTGTTCAAG GCTGCGACTATGGAGAGACGCTCGATGCCTCCGTCTGGATACATCACCCACACCGTTAGCGCCCCGAGCCTTCACGGCAAGACG CCCGAGGAGCTCACGCTGCTCCTCATTCAGCTCCGCCGGCATCAGGCCAGGATGGCGTCTGCTCGCCAGCACACGTTAGCGCGGCTCCAGCGGCTCGACAGTCCCACGGAGCCGTTCGGCGCCGGCCCCCTCCTCAGCGCCGGCCCCTCCCCCACGGCTCACCTCAGAGGTCACACCCAG GCTGATGACACCTACATGCAGCTGAAGAAGGACCTGGAGTATTTGGACCTGAAG ATCAGAGCTCTAGAGCCCCTGATCCTCGCAGTTCACAGTTTACTACTGCACTGCACTGCTGGGCCTCTCAGGCCCATCATGAAC GTGGCCGGGAGTCAGACGCTGGGGAAGCCGGTCAAGGTTGCAGAGAGTGACGTGGAT gtGACGCTGAGTCGGTTATGTGAGCAGGACAGGATCCTGAAGGACCTGGAGACTCGGATCAGCTCGTTGAAGGAGGACAAG gacAAGCTGGAGGGCGTGTTGGACGTGTCGCATCAGCAGATGGAGAAGTACCAGGAGCAACCAGCCCACGCTCACAAGATCGCCTaccagcagaggctgctgcaggaggacctGGTCACCATCAGGGCCCAGATATCCCGGCTCTCCACC GAGATGGCGAGCGCCTGGGCAGAGTACAGCAGGCTGGAGCAGAcggtggagcagctgaggacagcGCTGCAGGCGCACATGCATCAGAGCAACACGACCCCG CAACAAAAAGTGGAAATGAAACGGGAGCTGTGGAGGATCGAAGACGTGATGGCAGGTCTGAGCGCTAGCAAAGCCAACTACAAGGTCACCATCGACTCAGTCCAGAACCCAG AGAGGAAATTAGTGCCTTCGGTGTCAGATCCAGCAGTGCCTTCCTCCAGCGCCGAGGTCCAGCCTCCGCCTCGCAGCTCCATCACGCTGCCTCACAGCTCGGGGCCAAAGTGGGCCGAGGACGGCGCTCCGCCCCGCCCGCCGCTGCCCCGCCTCTACGACTACGAGGACACGCCGCCGGCGGTGCCGCCGCTTCCCAAGGAGGCCTCTGTGATCCGCCACACGTCGGTGCGTGGCCTGAAACGCCAGTCGGACGAGAGGAAGCGGGACAGAGAGAGCGGGCAGTATGTCAACGGGGACTACAAG GCTGATTTGCGATCTTACCTGAGTGAACCTGAGCTGCCAGGGATGAGCCGCAGCACTGGAGCCGACGCAGACTTCCACTGCTTCCTCAGCAAAG GCTCCTCGTCTCGGCCGAACCAGTCCGACTACATCTCGTCCTACGTGACCCTGAGGAGAGGTCCGGGCAGCTCTGTAGCCAGG GAGAGACCCAAAAGTGCCTTGGAGTGTGTGTCCTCGCCGCTCGAGGCCGTGCAGCCTCGAGGCCGGATGAcggcggaggagcagctggagcggaTGAAGCGCCACCAGAAGGCGCTGGTGCGCGAGCGAAAGCGGAACCTGAGCCAGGGGGAGCGCGCGTCCGCGTCCACCTCCACGGCCTCCGCCcagcgctcctcctcctgcaggctgcCGTCCGGCGCCGCCGACCCGCCGCCT GTGTTCGAGTGGCCGGTGCAGCGTCCGAGGACAGAAGGTCAGAGCGACGAAGGGAGGAGCCcagtgaaggagaggagacggCTCCACTCAAACGACTGGGTGACGGCGAAGGCGGCGCTCGTACGGGAGGCGGATGTGGAGCCTCTGGACTACGACCTGGACATCAGCCGAGAG CTGTCCAAACCGCAGAAGGTTCCGATCCCAGAGCGCTATGTGGAGTCAGATCCTGAGGAGCCTCTGagtccagaggagctggaggaacgcTCCCGCCGGGCCGAGCGCATCAAGAACCTCCTGGCCAGGTCCAG CGTCCAGAACATCCAGCCTTCTGACCCGCTGGACTTCACGGAGCTGGACTcggctgtgcagcagcagcagaggatcaTGAACGTCTCCCACGTTCTGGCATCAGAGGCCTCACGCAAGAGCAAACTGGTGGCAG GGACTGAGAGGCCGCAGACACTCGAGCTCATCGGGTCCAG CCAGAGCAGCAGCGGAGCACGGAGCCGGCGCCTGCAGCGCGAGGCAGCGGCCGCTGCTTCCTACCGAGACCAAGCATCGCTTTCAGCAGTTTTCCTTTGA
- the LOC114857233 gene encoding pleckstrin homology domain-containing family A member 7-like isoform X7 — translation MWSQSGYCNHIPHAGYPFYHGPCSHNQRTTTFRHPVTGHISPDSMDFILQEPLQGRMMSKHTGEQLSSTTVSEASTAVTSSTVDSTPAAKGSRSSGKLHSFGKREQAIKRNPNVPVVVRGWLYKQDSSGMRLWKRKWFVLADFCLFYYKDSREESVLGSIPLPSYVISAVGPEDHISRKYAFKASHSGMRSYVYQQSSVIGSQAEHAGMRTYYFSADTQEDMNTWLRAMNQAALMQNQGPAPGRPADTLSTWQQAVPQTNHVNHHRTKTQASDCGVPAPMIHEVLLEPVHRDADELCSFHKDSPASAVGSPGLEMDTHTSLPSNPAPITLLQSHRVSASAPVSRVPSRAPSRAASTLPSSVCTRNGLVQTPSPILEPNGIAAGTYQRVPAQPAADSSKRVQRRSALEQVEQWVKVQKAELKGENTLPRRTPPTQHTFTSTDLYQTLPKTPRQSPPPGRLGEYKYAQDRLSHFRPVLEPVAPGASTVWQLYEWQQRHQFRHGSPTAPLYTPAPEYPFGPRPPSAVPASSAPRSDGSPRCVSVPPSAGDLPPPGPPPGAGRALSPNRRPHTPAERLTVRPVGDRSAVDTPFTASPRRSKSQLFKAATMERRSMPPSGYITHTVSAPSLHGKTPEELTLLLIQLRRHQARMASARQHTLARLQRLDSPTEPFGAGPLLSAGPSPTAHLRGHTQADDTYMQLKKDLEYLDLKIRALEPLILAVHSLLLHCTAGPLRPIMNVAGSQTLGKPVKVAESDVDVTLSRLCEQDRILKDLETRISSLKEDKDKLEGVLDVSHQQMEKYQEQPAHAHKIAYQQRLLQEDLVTIRAQISRLSTEMASAWAEYSRLEQTVEQLRTALQAHMHQSNTTPQQKVEMKRELWRIEDVMAGLSASKANYKVTIDSVQNPERKLVPSVSDPAVPSSSAEVQPPPRSSITLPHSSGPKWAEDGAPPRPPLPRLYDYEDTPPAVPPLPKEASVIRHTSVRGLKRQSDERKRDRESGQYVNGDYKADLRSYLSEPELPGMSRSTGADADFHCFLSKGSSSRPNQSDYISSYVTLRRGPGSSVARERPKSALECVSSPLEAVQPRGRMTAEEQLERMKRHQKALVRERKRNLSQGERASASTSTASAQRSSSCRLPSGAADPPPVFEWPVQRPRTEGQSDEGRSPVKERRRLHSNDWVTAKAALVREADVEPLDYDLDISRELSKPQKVPIPERYVESDPEEPLSPEELEERSRRAERIKNLLARSSVQNIQPSDPLDFTELDSAVQQQQRIMNVSHVLASEASRKSKLVAGTERPQTLELIGSSQSSSGARSRRLQREAAAAASYRDQASLSAVFL, via the exons GGCTCCCGCTCCAGTGGGAAGCTGCACAGCTTTGGGAAGAGGGAGCAGGCCATCAAGAGGAACCCCAACGTGCCTGTGGTGGTCAGAGGATGGTTGTACAAACAG GACAGCTCCGGGATGCGTCTGTGGAAGAGGAAGTGGTTCGTCTTGGCTGATTTCTGTTTGTTCTACTACAAAG actCCAGAGAGGAGTCGGTGCTCGGCAGTATTCCTCTGCCAAGCTATGTCATCTCAGCCGTGGGACCAGAGGACCACATCAGCCGCAAGTATGCCTTCAAG GCTAGCCACAGCGGCATGCGCTCGTACGTTTACCAGCAGAGCTCTGTGATTGGCTCGCAGGCGGAGCACGCAGGGATGCGGACGTACTACTTCAGCGCCGACACGCAGGAGGACATGAACACGTGGCTGAGGGCCATGAACCAGGCGGCGCTGATGCAGAACCAGGGCCCGGCGCCGGGCAG GCCTGCTGACACGCTGAGCACGTGGCAGCAGGCTGTTCCTCAGACCAACCACGTGAACCACCACCGGACCAAGACCCAGGCGTCAGACTGTGGCGTCCCAGCGCCGATGATCCACGAGGTTCTGCTGGAGCCCGTCCACCGCGACGCTGACGAGCTCTGCAGCTTCCACAAAGACTCTCCTGCCTCCGCCGTCGGCAGCCCCGGCCTGGAGATGGACACGCACACGTCGCTGCCCTCCAACCCCGCTCCCATCACTCTGCTGCAGTCGCACCGCGTGTCGGCCTCGGCGCCCGTGTCCAGGGTCCCGTCGCGGGCGCCGTCGCGCGCCGCCTCCACGCTTCCCTCCAGCGTCTGCACGAGGAACGGCCTGGTGCAGACGCCCAGCCCCATCCTGGAGCCCAACGGCATCGCGGCGGGGACGTACCAGAGGGTCCCGGCTCAGCCCGCTGCCGACAGCAGCAAGCGGGTGCAGAGGAGAAGTGctctggagcaggtggagcagtgggTCAAAGTGCAGAAGGCGGAGCTTAAAGG AGAGAACACCCTCCCTCGCCGCACGCCACCAACCCAgcacaccttcacctccaccgaCCTCTACCAGACGCTGCCGAAGACGCCTCGCCAAAGCCCCCCGCCGGGCCGGCTCGGCGAGTACAAGTACGCCCAGGACCGCCTGAGCCACTTCCGGCCCGTTCTGGAGCCGGTTGCCCCCGGCGCCAGCACCGTCTGGCAGCTGTACGAGTGGCAGCAGCGCCACCAGTTCCGGCACGGCAGCCCCACGGCCCCGCTCTACACCCCGGCCCCAGAGTACCCGTTCGGGCCCCGCCCCCCGTCCGCCGTGCCCGCCTCCTCGGCCCCCAGGTCCGACGGGTCGCCCCGCTGCGTGTCGGTGCCGCCATCAGCGGGCGACCTCCCCCCACCGGGGCCTCCGCCGGGCGCCGGCCGGGCCCTGTCACCCAACCGGAGGCCTCACACGCCGGCGGAGCGGCTGACGGTCCGGCCTGTGGGCGACAGGTCAGCGGTGGACACGCCGTTCACCGCGTCCCCTCGGAGGAGCAAGTCCCAGCTGTTCAAG GCTGCGACTATGGAGAGACGCTCGATGCCTCCGTCTGGATACATCACCCACACCGTTAGCGCCCCGAGCCTTCACGGCAAGACG CCCGAGGAGCTCACGCTGCTCCTCATTCAGCTCCGCCGGCATCAGGCCAGGATGGCGTCTGCTCGCCAGCACACGTTAGCGCGGCTCCAGCGGCTCGACAGTCCCACGGAGCCGTTCGGCGCCGGCCCCCTCCTCAGCGCCGGCCCCTCCCCCACGGCTCACCTCAGAGGTCACACCCAG GCTGATGACACCTACATGCAGCTGAAGAAGGACCTGGAGTATTTGGACCTGAAG ATCAGAGCTCTAGAGCCCCTGATCCTCGCAGTTCACAGTTTACTACTGCACTGCACTGCTGGGCCTCTCAGGCCCATCATGAAC GTGGCCGGGAGTCAGACGCTGGGGAAGCCGGTCAAGGTTGCAGAGAGTGACGTGGAT gtGACGCTGAGTCGGTTATGTGAGCAGGACAGGATCCTGAAGGACCTGGAGACTCGGATCAGCTCGTTGAAGGAGGACAAG gacAAGCTGGAGGGCGTGTTGGACGTGTCGCATCAGCAGATGGAGAAGTACCAGGAGCAACCAGCCCACGCTCACAAGATCGCCTaccagcagaggctgctgcaggaggacctGGTCACCATCAGGGCCCAGATATCCCGGCTCTCCACC GAGATGGCGAGCGCCTGGGCAGAGTACAGCAGGCTGGAGCAGAcggtggagcagctgaggacagcGCTGCAGGCGCACATGCATCAGAGCAACACGACCCCG CAACAAAAAGTGGAAATGAAACGGGAGCTGTGGAGGATCGAAGACGTGATGGCAGGTCTGAGCGCTAGCAAAGCCAACTACAAGGTCACCATCGACTCAGTCCAGAACCCAG AGAGGAAATTAGTGCCTTCGGTGTCAGATCCAGCAGTGCCTTCCTCCAGCGCCGAGGTCCAGCCTCCGCCTCGCAGCTCCATCACGCTGCCTCACAGCTCGGGGCCAAAGTGGGCCGAGGACGGCGCTCCGCCCCGCCCGCCGCTGCCCCGCCTCTACGACTACGAGGACACGCCGCCGGCGGTGCCGCCGCTTCCCAAGGAGGCCTCTGTGATCCGCCACACGTCGGTGCGTGGCCTGAAACGCCAGTCGGACGAGAGGAAGCGGGACAGAGAGAGCGGGCAGTATGTCAACGGGGACTACAAG GCTGATTTGCGATCTTACCTGAGTGAACCTGAGCTGCCAGGGATGAGCCGCAGCACTGGAGCCGACGCAGACTTCCACTGCTTCCTCAGCAAAG GCTCCTCGTCTCGGCCGAACCAGTCCGACTACATCTCGTCCTACGTGACCCTGAGGAGAGGTCCGGGCAGCTCTGTAGCCAGG GAGAGACCCAAAAGTGCCTTGGAGTGTGTGTCCTCGCCGCTCGAGGCCGTGCAGCCTCGAGGCCGGATGAcggcggaggagcagctggagcggaTGAAGCGCCACCAGAAGGCGCTGGTGCGCGAGCGAAAGCGGAACCTGAGCCAGGGGGAGCGCGCGTCCGCGTCCACCTCCACGGCCTCCGCCcagcgctcctcctcctgcaggctgcCGTCCGGCGCCGCCGACCCGCCGCCT GTGTTCGAGTGGCCGGTGCAGCGTCCGAGGACAGAAGGTCAGAGCGACGAAGGGAGGAGCCcagtgaaggagaggagacggCTCCACTCAAACGACTGGGTGACGGCGAAGGCGGCGCTCGTACGGGAGGCGGATGTGGAGCCTCTGGACTACGACCTGGACATCAGCCGAGAG CTGTCCAAACCGCAGAAGGTTCCGATCCCAGAGCGCTATGTGGAGTCAGATCCTGAGGAGCCTCTGagtccagaggagctggaggaacgcTCCCGCCGGGCCGAGCGCATCAAGAACCTCCTGGCCAGGTCCAG CGTCCAGAACATCCAGCCTTCTGACCCGCTGGACTTCACGGAGCTGGACTcggctgtgcagcagcagcagaggatcaTGAACGTCTCCCACGTTCTGGCATCAGAGGCCTCACGCAAGAGCAAACTGGTGGCAG GGACTGAGAGGCCGCAGACACTCGAGCTCATCGGGTCCAG CCAGAGCAGCAGCGGAGCACGGAGCCGGCGCCTGCAGCGCGAGGCAGCGGCCGCTGCTTCCTACCGAGACCAAGCATCGCTTTCAGCAGTTTTCCTTTGA